In Candidatus Roseilinea sp., one DNA window encodes the following:
- the asnS gene encoding asparagine--tRNA ligase, which yields MHAPIVSIAALAQHVGQVVTLRGWLYNKTGKGKLAFLQVRDGTGICQCVVFRPNVGDEIFVIADKLPQESSLIVTGAVRADARAPGVPGGYELDVQSLEVVQRAEDYPIGPKEHGVEFLMDHRHLWIRSSRQWAVLRVRATVMRAIRAWLDEHGFIEVSTPILTPSAAEGTTNLFEVDYFDEKAYLAQTGQLYNEANIFAFGRVYCFGPTFRAEKSKTRRHLTEFWMVEPEIAFCDLEQLLEIEEQFVSHVVQTCLRENANELKLLGRDVSRLQRVAPPFPRITYDDAVRTLQEMHVRMKAGETVTAYDGTPLQGIEDPDLLRIEWGTDFGSPHETALTQLYDKPVFVTGFPSAVKAFYMEPYPNRPEVCKSADLLAPEGYGEIIGGSERISDGALLERRIREHGLPMESYKWYVELRKYGSVPHSGFGLGVERTVAWICGIEHVREASPFPRLLNRLYP from the coding sequence ATGCACGCGCCTATCGTCTCCATCGCCGCGCTGGCGCAACATGTTGGCCAGGTGGTCACGCTGCGCGGCTGGCTCTATAACAAAACCGGCAAGGGCAAGCTGGCCTTCCTTCAGGTGCGCGACGGCACCGGCATCTGCCAGTGTGTGGTCTTTCGCCCGAATGTTGGCGACGAGATTTTTGTCATTGCCGACAAGTTACCGCAGGAAAGCAGCCTGATCGTGACCGGCGCCGTCCGCGCCGATGCCCGCGCGCCAGGCGTGCCGGGCGGCTATGAGCTGGACGTGCAATCGCTCGAGGTCGTCCAGCGCGCCGAGGATTACCCCATCGGCCCCAAAGAACACGGTGTTGAATTTTTGATGGATCACCGCCACCTGTGGATTCGCTCGTCCCGACAATGGGCGGTGCTGCGCGTGCGCGCCACAGTCATGCGCGCCATTCGCGCCTGGCTGGACGAACACGGCTTCATCGAGGTCAGCACCCCCATCCTCACCCCCAGCGCCGCGGAGGGCACGACGAACCTGTTCGAGGTGGACTACTTCGACGAGAAAGCTTATTTGGCGCAGACCGGTCAGCTCTACAACGAGGCCAACATCTTTGCCTTCGGCCGGGTGTATTGTTTCGGGCCGACCTTCCGCGCCGAGAAGAGCAAGACCCGTCGCCACCTGACCGAGTTCTGGATGGTGGAGCCGGAAATCGCTTTCTGCGACCTCGAGCAGCTCCTGGAGATCGAGGAACAGTTCGTCAGCCACGTGGTGCAGACCTGCCTGCGCGAGAACGCCAACGAGCTCAAGCTGCTCGGCCGCGACGTCAGCCGGCTACAGCGCGTCGCGCCGCCCTTCCCGCGCATCACCTATGATGACGCCGTGCGGACGCTGCAGGAGATGCACGTGCGGATGAAGGCCGGCGAGACCGTCACCGCTTACGACGGGACGCCGCTGCAGGGCATCGAGGACCCGGACCTGCTGCGCATCGAGTGGGGCACGGATTTCGGCAGCCCGCACGAGACGGCGCTGACGCAGCTCTACGACAAGCCGGTGTTCGTCACCGGCTTCCCCAGCGCGGTGAAGGCGTTCTACATGGAGCCCTACCCCAACCGGCCGGAAGTCTGCAAGAGCGCCGACTTACTCGCGCCCGAGGGCTACGGCGAGATCATCGGCGGCAGCGAGCGCATCAGCGATGGCGCACTGCTCGAACGACGCATCCGCGAGCACGGCCTGCCGATGGAGTCCTACAAGTGGTATGTCGAGCTGCGTAAATACGGCAGCGTGCCGCACAGCGGCTTCGGCCTGGGCGTCGAGCGCACGGTGGCCTGGATCTGCGGCATCGAGCACGTGCGCGAGGCGTCGCCCTTTCCGCGCCTGCTCAACCGACTCTATCCCTAG
- a CDS encoding Zn-dependent hydrolase: MSTLDPKRTVQELQELRALTSDPNTGGAMRVAWTDTWLKARDWLREKASSMPLEIHNDEAGNTWYTLPGKSKKALLIGGHMDSVPNGGWLDGCLNVLAGLEVLRRINDQYQGKPPVTVRLVDWADEEGARFGRSLLGSSACSGHATPNEDRNRTDKDGIRLEDALRRCGVDIDQMGKSKKELKNAAAYLELHIEQGPVLESLKLPLGAVLGTFGVERHAIKFVGQAAHSGSTPMDKRRDALAAAAKLALEIRPIANKYGGVCTVGSCITKPGIVTAVVGECDITLDQRNLSASKLARMYNDAVKASKRFAKEEKCEVSWSRIWNIEPILFNKDLIKMCYESCVEIAGKAHKLPSGPLHDAAEVARAGVPTVMMFVQSLRGISHNPIEDTKLEHVEMSVRALDKLADKAMAWIQRG, translated from the coding sequence ATGAGCACCCTCGACCCGAAACGCACCGTCCAAGAATTGCAGGAGCTGCGCGCGTTGACCAGCGACCCCAACACCGGTGGCGCGATGCGCGTGGCCTGGACCGATACCTGGCTGAAAGCGCGCGACTGGCTGCGCGAGAAGGCCAGCAGCATGCCCCTGGAAATTCACAACGACGAAGCGGGCAATACCTGGTATACCCTGCCCGGCAAGAGCAAGAAAGCACTGCTGATCGGCGGGCACATGGACAGCGTGCCAAACGGTGGCTGGCTGGATGGCTGTCTGAACGTGCTTGCTGGCCTGGAAGTGCTACGCCGCATCAACGACCAATATCAGGGCAAGCCGCCGGTCACCGTGCGACTGGTGGACTGGGCAGATGAGGAAGGCGCGCGCTTTGGGCGCAGCTTGCTGGGTTCTAGCGCGTGTAGTGGGCACGCCACGCCCAACGAGGATCGCAATCGCACCGACAAAGACGGCATCCGACTCGAAGACGCCCTGCGGCGCTGTGGCGTGGACATTGACCAGATGGGCAAAAGCAAGAAAGAGCTGAAGAACGCTGCTGCTTACCTGGAGCTGCACATTGAGCAAGGGCCGGTGCTAGAGAGCCTCAAGCTCCCCTTGGGCGCCGTGCTGGGCACGTTTGGCGTCGAACGTCATGCCATCAAGTTCGTCGGCCAGGCGGCCCACTCCGGCAGCACGCCGATGGACAAGCGCCGCGACGCGCTCGCCGCCGCTGCCAAGCTTGCCCTGGAGATTCGTCCGATTGCCAACAAGTATGGCGGTGTGTGCACCGTTGGCAGTTGCATCACCAAGCCCGGCATCGTCACCGCCGTTGTTGGCGAGTGCGATATCACCCTCGATCAGCGCAACCTGAGCGCGAGCAAGCTGGCGCGCATGTACAACGACGCCGTCAAGGCCAGCAAGCGCTTTGCCAAAGAGGAAAAATGCGAGGTGAGCTGGAGCCGCATCTGGAACATTGAGCCTATCCTCTTCAACAAAGACCTGATCAAGATGTGCTACGAGAGCTGCGTCGAGATAGCGGGCAAGGCGCACAAACTGCCCAGCGGACCACTGCACGACGCGGCCGAGGTGGCGCGCGCCGGCGTGCCCACGGTCATGATGTTCGTGCAGAGCCTGCGCGGCATCTCGCACAACCCGATCGAAGACACCAAGCTGGAGCACGTCGAAATGAGCGTGCGCGCGCTGGACAAGCTGGCCGACAAAGCGATGGCGTGGATTCAGCGTGGTTGA
- a CDS encoding transcriptional regulator codes for MNQPIHQFKAEFFKALAHPARLAILEQLRSGEKSVGELQAGLNTDQPTISQHLARLRVSDLVQARKEGTTTYYSVRDPAIFELMDVAKKIFNNQLVDRQALLRQLRNESRGRAG; via the coding sequence ATGAATCAACCGATCCACCAGTTCAAAGCGGAGTTTTTCAAGGCGTTAGCTCATCCTGCGCGCCTGGCCATCCTCGAGCAACTGCGCTCCGGGGAGAAGAGCGTGGGCGAGCTACAAGCGGGTTTGAACACCGATCAACCCACCATCTCCCAACACCTGGCGCGTCTGCGCGTCAGCGACCTCGTCCAAGCGCGTAAGGAAGGCACGACGACGTATTACTCCGTGCGCGACCCGGCCATCTTCGAACTGATGGACGTCGCCAAGAAGATCTTCAACAACCAATTGGTGGATCGGCAGGCGCTGCTGCGCCAGTTGAGGAATGAGTCGCGCGGCCGAGCCGGATGA